In the genome of Planctomyces sp. SH-PL62, the window TCGTGGACCTGGGGCGGGAGCTGGTCCGCGAAGTGCGTCACCAGATCCTCGGCCAGCCAGGCGTTCACCTCCTGGTCGGAGAAGACCGCCTCCCACGTCGGCTCGTTGCTGATGTCGTTGCGGAGCTGGAGGCTCTGGGCCACGAAATGCTTCGCCCGCCCCTCGATCTGGTCGCGAGGCAGGTCCAGGGGGACCATCTCCCGATAATAGCGCGGCTCATACGTCAGGCAAAACCAGGCGGCCGTCGGGATGAGGACGGCCAGGCCGACCAGCACGCCGACGAACTTCCACCTTTTCGAGAGCTTCCTTCGCATCAAACCCCCATCGAACGGCAAGCGACGGAGTGATGGGAAACGACCTGCCCGCGGTCGCAAAATTTCAACGACGTCGATCGAGAGGGACGGGACGGGGAGGCGCGGTCGTACACGTTCGCAAGATACGCGGATGCTGAAAATCGGTCAATCCGCAGTTCAGCCTCGCCCATCCTCTGCAATCCTTACGCCGTAACGCCTCGCACGCCCGAACCGACCCGGCGGATTGGGTTCGTTCGCCCCGGACGAACGAACCCAATCGAGGCGCAAGTCGTTGTCATGTTGGATTTTGAGAACAAGGAGAATTGGCTTTGTTCGGCGCTTTCTCCTGGGTTTCGATGTCTCTTCCTTCCCCTCGAACCCGCCCGAGGTCGTGAGGCGGTCGACGTCGAGAGATCGGCCCGGAGAGATCATGGAACATGATGAAGACATGGCGACCGGGGACGAACCATTTTGGAGGACTCGCGCATGAAGAATCTCTACACGCCCCCGCGGCCGGAGCCGATCGACGAGTTCATCGAGGTCCTGGCGGGCTCGGGGCGGACCCGCGTCGAGCGGATCATCTCGCGCGGCCAGGCGTCGCCCGAGGGGTTCTGGTACGACCAGGACGAGCACGAATTCGTCGCGGTGCTCCAGGGGGCGGCCCGGCTTCGGCTTCAGGCGCCGGATGAGGAGGTCGTCCTGGGGCCGGGCGACCATCTGACCATCCACGCGCACCGCCGCCACCGCGTCGAGTGGACGTCTCCCGACGAGCCGACCATCTGGCTGGCGGTCTTCTACGCCGACGCTTCGGATTGATCCCGGCCCGTCCAGTTCAGGTCGAGGAACCTGGCCATGAGACGCCAGCCCTGGTCGAAGAAGGGGCCGCCGCCGTCGCGGGCGTGCTGTTCGTCGTAGCGGAGGCCGGAGGCGGGGATGTTGGTCCCGGCGATCGTCCAGGCGACGGGGGCGCGGTCGTGGGCCCGGGTGCGGAGCAGGGTGGAGTGGTCGGGGGAGATCAGGATCCGCCAGGCGTCGCGGGAGTTCCTGAGATGCTCGAAGATTGGGGCGACGATGTCGCGGTCGATGCGTTCGATCGCCTCGACCTTGGCGTCGGCGCGGCCTTCGTGGCTGGCCTCGTCGGGGCCTCGACGTGGACGCAGACGACGTCGTGGTCGCGGAGGGCGGCGATTCCGGCTCGGCCCTTGGCGGCGTAGTCGGTGTCCAGGTAGCCGGTGGCGGTCGGGACGTCGATCCGGTCCCAGCCGGCTAGCACGCCGACCCCGCGCACCAGGTCGACGGCCGAGATGATGGCCCCCTTGAGGCCGTGCAACTCCTGGAAGGTGGGCATGTGGGGGGCGGGGCCCTGGCCCCAGAGCCAGATCGCGCTCGCGGGCTTCTCGCCCCGGGCGATCCGGGCGAGGTTGACCGGATGATTCGCCAGGATCGGCTCGGCGCGCTTCATCAGGTCGACGAGCAGGTCGGCACCGGGGCCTTGCGGCAGGTAGTCGGAGGCCGGCTGGTCGGGATGGTCGTGGGGGGGGACGGTGCGGGTCTCGGCGGTGAGCCGGGGCTCGCCCGGCTTGCCGCGATAGATCATCAAGTTGCGGTAGCTGACGCCGGCGTGGAATTCGACGTCCGGGCGGCCCAGCTCGGCCTGGAGGGTCGCCATGATCGGCGCGCCTTCCTCGCTGGTGATGTGCCCGGCGGTGAAGTCGGCGAGGCGGCCGTCGGCGATCGTCATCAGGTTGCAGCGCACGGCCCAGTCGTCGGGGCCGAGGGGGACGCCCATCGCGGCGGCCTCCAGCGGGGCGCGGCCGGTGTAGTACGCCTCGGGATCGTAGCCGAAGAGGCTGAGGGTGGCGACGTCGCTGGCGGGGAGGAACCGATCGGGGACGTTCCGGGAACGGCCCACGAGGCCCTCGGCGGCGACCCGATCCATCGCCGGCAGGTCGGCCGCCTGCAAGGCCGTCCGGCC includes:
- a CDS encoding cupin domain-containing protein, whose amino-acid sequence is MKNLYTPPRPEPIDEFIEVLAGSGRTRVERIISRGQASPEGFWYDQDEHEFVAVLQGAARLRLQAPDEEVVLGPGDHLTIHAHRRHRVEWTSPDEPTIWLAVFYADASD